The following proteins are encoded in a genomic region of Gammaproteobacteria bacterium:
- a CDS encoding type II toxin-antitoxin system prevent-host-death family antitoxin has product MDAISYTSARANLASTMAQVCNDHAPIIITRKSEAPVVMMSLEDYQAMEETTYLLRSPANARHLLDSIAELEAGQGTERELLE; this is encoded by the coding sequence ATGGATGCTATAAGCTATACATCTGCTCGTGCCAATTTAGCCTCAACTATGGCGCAAGTTTGCAATGATCACGCACCAATCATTATTACGCGAAAAAGTGAGGCTCCCGTTGTAATGATGTCTCTTGAAGATTACCAAGCAATGGAAGAAACAACATACTTACTCCGTTCGCCAGCCAATGCAAGGCATTTGCTCGATTCAATTGCAGAACTTGAAGCAGGCCAAGGTACCGAACGAGAGTTGCTTGAATGA
- a CDS encoding transposase, with the protein MARARGSLIDLSATPYYHVVSRCVRRAYLCGEDKYSGKNYNHRRQWVLDKIHLLSSIFAIDIAAYAIMSNHYHLVLRVDRDQGLAWSQDEVIERWYRLYNGNALVDLYRKGMIDDEASLNKVAEFAALWRERLYDISWFMRNLNEYIAREANKEDKCKGRYWEGRYYSQALLDEQALLSCMMYVDLNPVRAGMCDDLEHSDYTSIQTRIAQYQQHTESSQDQTSNKPTGKPPEQPRYLMPFGSSEDNNAIAFTLYDYLELADWSGRAIHPNKSGSIDDTTPKLIDRLGISPDDWIEVIKNFRRQYGHFAGSEYALRQCANDHGQCWHKGVG; encoded by the coding sequence ATGGCTAGAGCGAGAGGAAGTCTCATCGATTTATCGGCGACCCCTTATTATCACGTGGTTTCACGGTGTGTTCGGCGTGCATATTTATGTGGCGAAGACAAATACTCGGGTAAAAATTACAACCACCGACGACAATGGGTGTTAGACAAAATTCATCTGTTGTCTAGCATATTTGCCATTGATATTGCCGCGTATGCGATTATGAGTAACCACTATCATCTGGTGTTACGCGTTGACCGTGACCAAGGACTAGCATGGTCTCAAGATGAAGTGATAGAGCGTTGGTATCGCCTTTATAATGGCAACGCCTTGGTTGATTTATATCGTAAAGGCATGATTGACGATGAAGCGAGCCTCAACAAAGTCGCTGAGTTTGCAGCGCTCTGGCGAGAGCGTTTGTATGACATCAGTTGGTTTATGCGTAACCTTAATGAATATATTGCCAGAGAAGCGAACAAAGAAGATAAGTGTAAAGGGCGTTACTGGGAAGGACGATATTACTCCCAAGCGTTATTAGATGAACAAGCCTTGCTGAGTTGCATGATGTATGTTGATTTAAACCCTGTCCGTGCAGGTATGTGTGATGACTTAGAACATAGTGATTACACTTCGATTCAAACCCGCATTGCACAATACCAGCAGCACACAGAATCATCACAAGACCAGACTAGCAACAAGCCGACTGGCAAACCCCCAGAACAACCGCGCTATTTAATGCCCTTTGGCTCAAGTGAAGACAACAATGCTATCGCGTTTACACTGTACGACTATTTAGAGCTTGCCGATTGGAGTGGGCGAGCGATACACCCCAACAAAAGTGGTTCGATTGACGACACCACCCCAAAACTGATTGATAGGCTAGGGATAAGTCCCGACGATTGGATAGAAGTGATAAAGAACTTTAGGCGACAATATGGTCACTTTGCTGGCAGCGAATACGCGTTGCGGCAATGTGCAAACGACCACGGACAGTGTTGGCATAAAGGCGTCGGCTAA
- a CDS encoding Txe/YoeB family addiction module toxin — translation MKLTFATKAWENYLYWQTTDKKMLKRINTLIKEIQRSPYSGIGKPEPLKHGLAGYWSRRINDEHRIVYKYQDDTILIAQLRYHYST, via the coding sequence ATGAAATTAACGTTTGCAACAAAAGCATGGGAAAACTATCTGTACTGGCAAACTACCGATAAAAAAATGTTAAAGCGAATTAATACGTTAATTAAAGAAATACAACGATCGCCTTATAGCGGAATTGGTAAACCCGAACCACTAAAACATGGGTTAGCTGGTTACTGGTCTCGACGAATAAACGATGAACACCGTATTGTGTATAAATACCAAGATGATACGATTCTCATTGCTCAACTGCGATATCACTACAGCACATAA